A genomic window from Thiomonas arsenitoxydans includes:
- a CDS encoding efflux RND transporter periplasmic adaptor subunit: MNHSVLPLLRRAPLALVLSTALLSACGHPSETAQTAAAPRVVAAQTLKLASSDQQNLTLLSGTVMSSNQVQVASRLMGYIRTLNVKEGQTVKAGQLLFQVDPTDIQGQVAQARAGLAQAQANLANAKGDFERFGNLYKEQAIPKQQWDQVQLRYQVAQEQVAAAQAGYNTAAAQMRYSSVTSPITGVVVQKMANQGDLAAPGRPVLVIEGQGKLQVTTQVPGEVFAKIKVGDKVQVLANGKSLQGTIAQTVPVADPMSHTHTVKIDLPANAGLDSGSFVRVGFAVGSSPQLRVPQSAVVDRAGMTGVFVVDKDGIAHFRLVRLGAEMGADVEIQAGLNADDTIVTSNLPAVENGVKIGGGNRG, encoded by the coding sequence ATGAATCATTCTGTCCTGCCTTTGCTGCGCCGCGCGCCGCTGGCCCTCGTGCTGTCCACGGCCCTGTTGTCGGCCTGCGGCCATCCCTCCGAGACTGCGCAAACCGCCGCCGCACCCCGCGTGGTGGCGGCGCAAACCCTCAAGCTCGCTTCGAGCGATCAGCAAAACCTCACCCTGCTGTCGGGCACGGTGATGTCGAGCAATCAGGTGCAGGTCGCCTCGCGGTTGATGGGCTATATCCGCACCCTCAATGTCAAAGAAGGGCAGACGGTGAAGGCCGGGCAGTTGCTGTTCCAGGTCGATCCCACCGACATTCAGGGCCAGGTGGCGCAGGCCCGCGCAGGGCTGGCGCAGGCGCAGGCCAATCTGGCCAACGCCAAGGGTGATTTCGAGCGCTTCGGCAATCTTTACAAGGAACAGGCGATCCCGAAGCAGCAATGGGATCAGGTGCAGCTGCGCTATCAGGTGGCGCAGGAGCAGGTGGCTGCGGCCCAGGCCGGTTACAACACCGCTGCCGCGCAGATGCGGTATTCCTCCGTGACCTCGCCGATTACCGGTGTGGTGGTGCAGAAGATGGCCAACCAGGGTGACCTGGCCGCGCCGGGCCGCCCGGTGCTGGTGATTGAAGGGCAGGGCAAGCTGCAGGTGACGACGCAGGTGCCGGGTGAGGTGTTCGCCAAGATCAAGGTGGGCGACAAGGTGCAGGTGCTGGCAAACGGCAAATCGCTGCAGGGCACCATCGCCCAGACCGTGCCGGTGGCCGACCCGATGAGCCATACCCACACGGTGAAGATCGACCTGCCGGCCAACGCCGGGCTGGACAGTGGCAGCTTCGTGCGCGTGGGCTTTGCCGTCGGCAGCTCGCCGCAGTTGCGCGTGCCGCAAAGCGCCGTGGTCGATCGCGCCGGAATGACCGGGGTGTTCGTGGTCGATAAGGACGGCATTGCTCACTTCCGTCTGGTGCGTCTGGGCGCGGAGATGGGCGCCGATGTCGAAATTCAGGCCGGGCTGAACGCGGACGACACCATTGTCACCAGCAATCTGCCTGCAGTGGAAAACGGCGTGAAGATCGGCGGAGGCAACCGTGGCTGA